The genomic region ataaataattaaaccatttaattattcttactcatctccgttgtttcttcaaactgtACCTTACTCGAtaaacgatccattaggttccttttagcgaggcagtgggcgattaaaactctttctaatcgattgtgaattgaaacttactttcaattctcccgttagtgataatacacttttagggcttccacaaaccatggttgccgcttagcagcatgtcatggttacccaagctaatcagaagaggtggagaacctattcagttttaggattacaaatgcaatacggtctttctctaatacaatactcttgaccacattgtttggtttgatagtttattcatgtctactatccaatgtgagtcttgtgcttatatgattaccttgaatgtgatttggaacacattcctaaatctcattcatactttggccaaagattcttaatcatatcatagagtattttccctcaaacagtttgaaggttagagatcccttgttgcgcattcacttgcctccatggctaagtggcttaaccccaacgatgtcgtggacaccctcttgatggagtgactttgacataatcaaagattaaggacctaaccacaagacaactgtgatgcctcaggtcaaaagactaatttgcattatcccaaccatgagttctcatgtgacatgaatatgagaactcttcgttgatcgtgttcagtgaactcattctctattgagcacctacgtacttgtcttgatgtcacacacaccaatgactcgagactagtcactctccctgagagaagacatagcacgtactgatcttaacggactgtcaatgcccaattgacaatcctatgatcaggaacgtttaggatgtgtcaacgaaagaatggtcacatgaatctaacttctttagatcgcattcttccaatcacatattccttggacttatcgtttaagcatataacatttatatgagacggctcaaacaataatcttggccctttacatttaaactatattagtttaactttgtgaaatgtccgtaaagtatcatcatatgattggttttagggcacatttccaacaatgaTTATCCTAGTTTATCTAATTCCAAGGTTTTTTATGGTAAAACTCCACACCTGACAGATTAGACAGGTGGTAAAATTGGGAAAAGTATCAGTGTCATTAGAGTGGATCCCCTAGACTACTATATCAACATATAGTAGGGTACTATTCTGTGTTGATCTGTATGTTCTGGAACCAAGATGCCTCACGATAAAATATTGTCTCAGATACATTGAGAGGTGGAGCTTCGAATGTCGAGGGTTTTCAATGATCTATTTCCTTTGTCATTATCAATTCATTTTTAAGATGATGTCGACCTAAATTAAGGATTAGAGTTGTTCGTAGGGTGATAGGATGATCAATAATATCAAGTCGCATGGCTGAGTAAATGAATGAAACAAAATTGGTTCATCGACAAAGGGACATGAATTGGTGTATAATTAACTCTAAATCAATTTATTCATACAACAATAAAACAAACAAGCATTTCTTCATATATACAAAAGACAACCAGTCTGCATGGTTTTGCTGAAAACACGCAACTTAACCCTTTAGGTAGATATCAACTGATTAAATGAAAttcagttttgaattttgaattttggtttttaaggaCTAATGTTCAGAAACCCCTTAATAAAACTAACAGATCTTCAACAAAAGTCATCCGCAAATCCAGACTAACACCACATATACATCCTCAAACAGTCTccttatgtgtatatatacttatatttaaTGTTTAATATGCTATAATTTTTCAATCGATCACTGGATAGGTGGCATCCATGGTAATGCCACAGTGTTCATTCGGGTTGCCATTTTTAAGCATTTTCATATAGCCTCCCTCTCCCCATTCCTTGCCCCAGGAGTTCTTGATTCTCCAGTATTCGGTGTCAGACTCGTCCCTTCCGATACCGACTATGGTTACACTGTGTCAAATCAGTCCCACATTTGTCTCTACAAATCCCGCCTTTGTAATAAAAAAAGCTGCACTTCCGGGATCAATCCAACGGTCACTGGCTGTTGACACACAGCCCTTGTCAGGGCCTCCTCATCCCTCGGCAACACACTCTGATAGCGATTGTTCCGGGTGACAATGGGTAGAATTTCTAATATCTCTCGGTTGCATTCGCCCTTCTTTGCCTTGTAGGGATAACTGGCCTTACTCACGATCCCTCTTTTGGAGACAGCCATATGCGTAATCCTCGAGGCCACCCTTACTAACCTCGTCATAGTCTACAAGCTGCTGCGGGGACAGCGCGGCACCACCTTCTTAAAATGAATTTTAGTAATTGGAGAATCCTTTTTGCTACAGTATTGTGTGTAGCAATACTGATTTGCGATGCAGGTTCTTTTCAAGCATTTGACGCATGGACCGCACTGCACGGCCACGTCTACTCCAGCGCTCAAGAACGAGAGCTGCGTCACACAATATTCAAAGGAAACTTACATTACAGGCTTAACCAATTTGCAAATAACCAACTAAACAAGTTTAACCAGCTTGCACAAAAGTTCGCAAGTATCAAAAAGCCTGGTTTTTTACATTACGAGGAGTGCATAACTCTCCAACATCAGATACCAACATAAATGAGCAGTGACATAACAATTTACTTGTAAAATAGTACTTGTAAGCAAATTTTCATAAGTAAAAATTCCTCACCTCCCAAATACAAAACATTTCTTAGGATCTGTGGGATCATATACTTCACAAATTCAGCAGCTAGATACATTTTGGtaaacaaagtaaaaaaaaaaaaaaaaaagaaaatttaagggATATAGAGAGCAAAAAAGTGAAACGGATGATGGGGAAACTTACAAGTTAGCAGAGGGTCCTCTGTGCAGCAAATTCTGGTACATAAGGACGCAATAATCCCAATCACAACGAAAATTAGGGTCGCAAATAAGAACCCCATGTTGGATTTTCCTTCAATCTtgatccacacaaccataagaaTGAATTTCTGCAATACAACATTGAAACAACAAGGAATTCAAACTTGATTTAGGGTTTAATAATTGTAAAagttaattttaataaatagtaaaaaatgAATGCCAAACGATTCTGCtcgaaaaaagaaaatggaaacctACCCGCGGGCTGCTTGCCGCGCTGTCCCCGCGGCAGCTTGTAGACCGTGACGAGGTTAGTAAGGGCTGCAAGGGTGGTCTCGAGGCTTACACGTATGGCTATGTCTCCAAGAGAGGGATCGTGAGCAAGGCTAGTTGTCCCTACAAGGCAAAGAAGGGCAAATGCAACCGAGAGATATTAGAAAGTCTACCCGTTGTCACCCGGATCAATCGCTATCAGAGTGTGTTGCCGAGGGATGAGGAGGCCCTGACAAGGGCTGTGTGTCAACAGCCAGTGACCATTGGATTGATCGGGGAAGTACAGCTGTTGTTTATTACGAAGGCGGGATTTTTAGAGACGAATGTAGGACTGATTTGACACACAGTGTAACCATAGTCGGTATCGGGAGGGACGAGTCTGGCACCGAATACTGGCGAAGCAAGAACTCCTGAGGCAAGGAATGGGGAGAGGGAGGCTACATGAAACTGCTAAAAGATGGTAGCCCGAATGGGCACTGTGGCATTACCATGGATGCCACCTAGCCAGTGATCGATTGAAAAATTATAGAATATTAATCATTACATATaagtatatatacacataaggAGACTGTGTTCGAGGATGTATATGTGGTGTTAGTTTGGATTTGTGGATGACTTTTGTTGAAGATCTGTTAGTTTTATTAAGGGATTTTTGAACATTCCTTGCAAACCAAAATACAAAATCCAAAATTCAAAACTGAATTTCATTTAATCAGTTGATGCCGACCTAAAGGGTTAAGTTGTGTGTTTTCAACAAAACTGTGCAGATTGGTTGTCTTTCATTTGTTTATATGAAGAAATGTGTGTTTGTTTCGTATTGTTGTACGAATAAATTGATTTAGAGTTAATTATACACCAATTCATGTCCGTTAATCCATGAACCACTTTTGTTTCATTCATTTACTCCGCCATGTGACTTGATATTTTTGATCATCCTATCACCCTACAAACAACCCTACTCCTTAATCTAGGTCGATAATCTAGGTCGACATCATCttaaaaatgaattgaaaatgacAAAGGAAATATGTCATTGAAAACACCTCCACATGCGAAACTCGATCCACCTCTCAATGTAATGCAAgaattttctaatttctttataggagtgatttcaatactttttgtgTAATGCAAGAATTAAAGTGAATCCGGATATctactctatatatatatatatatatatatatgtgtgttctTATCCATTCATACTATCTTGCATGATTAATCACTTGAATTACAAATTCTTTGCCTCTAATTGCGTATCTAGATGCTCTTTTGAAGACCTACCACAGTAATATGGTTGTTTTAATCGAGAGTTAAAGGTCTACCTTATCCTACAATGTAGAATAAAAGTGTGTCTAATTGTGTAACAACTCTCTTGCTTCATTCGGTTTCTTTTGGCATCTACAGAGTGTTCACATGCAAATAGGGGAGGGGTTGTTGCAAGtgccatattatttttaaattaaagcaataaCATCACCAACCAATAAATGTTGTAGCTGTTCAcactcattttttctttctttcggcgTTTTCATTTACTCACAACAATCAACGTACACTAATTTTGGGTTAGATGGCTATGTCAAATAAACGTTTCTACatatgagtaatgttattcatactatgtttttatactatatttttataccatcttaagtgacatttgatgtggacattcatatcatttgaattaatcaaattttttaatttagttcattatttaataaactaataattaagaaacactagttaattaaatgatgattgtggtatacgagaagtctttctccttcctttcctttagttttgcaaatttttcaaatgatatggctGTCCATATTAGATGTCACCTAAAGTGATATGAAAATACGATACAAAAACATAGTataaatagcattactcttatatatatatatatatatatatattgttatgaGCTGCTCTCATACAAGCTATTTCTAAATTTCGAATGATCACGTTATAGTGGGTAGTGTTGTATAATAAACTATTTTGAAATTAAGTGAGACAGAAACCGCACAGAGAGAAAAGGAGGTGatgagatttatttatttatttatttataccaACCAAAGGTAATGTTTTGCTTGCTCTTAGTTGCAAAGAAaggtaatgttaaggagattaaatttgtagataaaattagtaaactaaatgacatgaaagttgatgattggattattacttaagcatcGATAAACgtctttatttgtttattggtaacgcatcatttagtttgcaacgcttaagtaataattcaatcatcaacttttatatcatttagtttgcaaattttgtctacaaatttagtatctctagcattaccctataaaaaattaaaaaaaaaagaagatcatTTAGATGTTTTAGAATTGGGTAatactagagagactaaatttgaagacaaaatttgcaaactaaatgatgtgtcaccaatagagatgagcatgtttatcaacgcttaagtaataaaccaattatcGACTTCCATGTCCTTTAATTTCCATAAAGACTAGTAACCAGTTGTACAACGAAATCATGAATCATGCCTCTGAATGCTTATGTAAATGGTATTTTGAAGAACTACCACAATAAATGGTTCTATAAGGAGTCAAAGCTCTACACCTATGCACTAATCGAACTATTATCAGTTCTTGCATTCTTTGGTTtcaaaagtaaattttttttctcaagtaATGCTAGGCATTTTATATCAAATAAGATTAATAACGTTTGGTTGATATGACTAGCCAACCACACacgcctttttttttcctctacaAACCACAGTGTAGGGAAGTCATTTCTTTTCAGATCCCATAAATTCACTAGATCATAAGGAAATGTTTATGTTGGTCGCACTATGCCAACAAAAGAGAACGACTTACATATTCTTCATGAATATGTTTTTgaaatgtcaaatttttaatgaatgaaATATCGTAAATAATTTAGTAACAAAATGAAACCACAAGCACAAAAATATTAcaggaatgaaaacaaaatccgAATAAACTCAAGATACAATTAAGCCACGTTTAAATATTACTGTATAAAGTGGTACAGCAGGCCTTAGGTTTTGTGAACTCCATAAACCTTACAAATAGAGTGGACTGGATTTATTTTGACGATCAGATTGAGGTTTGCTAAAACCAACTCTACTGATCTAGTAAGGTGGAAAATAAAGTTCCCCCTGGTCCAACTTAAATAAAACATTCATTAGTTGTGGACTCGAACAAAGGACTCCAATTTAGTAGTAGTCCTCGAAAGATCCTCGAACACAATGATCTCATAGTTGATGGGACTGCTATTGACCGACGAAGAATCCACAACCTCAATGACAAGCTTGTAATTGATTCCCGCTATTGTTTGAGACTCTCCCCGAACCAACTTCTGGAACACCAGTTTTTGGTCATGAGTCTTGTTGTACTCGGAAACGGCGAACTCCGCGATCTCCCTTAAATGGGGATCGTTCAAGTTTTCAGTTGGGTAATACCCACCCCTCAGTGGCTGGTACTTTGGAGGGTAATGGtgctcttctcctcctcttcctcctacTCCATGCACGGTGGCAGCAACGAAGGCCGTTCCTGAGATTTTGGAGGCCCTGTGCGAGACTAAAACGGAGTCCCTTGcatggtttaaaattttagttgctgtattttcttttatatttttattttttattgtgtataaattgatataatgcaaaataaaaaaaattaaagaaaaatgaagcataGTGTGGTACTATGGTGGTCATGTACCTATATGCGTTCTCTATGTTTTTGGTTCGAATCtccttattttttaaatataaaaagcatGGTGTGATGACTATGTACCTATCATGCTCTTCTTATCATCTAGAGTTTATCTCAAGAAAAATTATGTGTTAAACGAATCACTAGTTATGATGTTAGTAGCATCTTATAATGAACATTTTTTATTGCATTTTTCGTCATGCCCTAAAGTGAGGATAATTCTCACTCCCCCACTCCTGTTGATTGCCATTAAATTAGTTAAATTTTTGAGATTCATGTTTTAAACAATTAAAGCAACTTAATCTAACGATAGGTGTAGTTgtactataattttatttttgatatgGATGACTAAATAGTCTTCAAATGGAATGAAACATAGATGACTTTTAAACAGTGACCAAAAGAATAAATGATTCTAATTATGAAATGTATTCTATTAAATGATATCATATAAGAAAGAGGGGCTTTTAATGATTATATCATATTgaagaattttaatttattatgatATTTCTAACTGCAGATTTATTAGCAAAATTATCTTTTGtaatgaaagattttttttttttttttgaacaatataatgaaaaaaaattaaactacaaatatttaaaaatggaaaaaatagTGTAgctcaaaaatcccaaaatagTTACCCCGCACGTGCcctatatacacacacacacacacacatatatatagggagTTGAACCTGTAAACTACCACATGGAAGTATCAGTGCTTGACAACCATGCTAGGAAAACATCTATATATTATTTCccaacttatatatatataaaagagttCAGGGGCCCCATAAATCGGGGGCCCTATGCGGTCGCATTCcttgcaatatatatatatatatatatatatatatatatatatataagagttCAGGGGCCCCATAAATCGAGGGCCCTATGCGGTCGCACTCCTTGCACCTCCTCAGGGCCGGCTCCGGAAGCAACCGAAAGATACAACAAGGTGATCACGATTAGGAGGAGGCAATGAGAGCGATACATGCTTAGTTTCGTGTTTGTCTcaacaaaaaagagagaagtGAGAGAGATGACACATTAACTTGGCATGCAAAGTACTTTTATAGTGAACGACAATTAAgttagaggaaaaaaaggagttcgtttttgttataaaaaaacataaataaaagaaacattacaTAGTTAATAGGGTAAGCAAAAACTTACTtaaaaaaaacgaaaatcagtttcaataataataataaagtaatTACTTGCGTAAAATCAGGTTCTCTAATTAATTTCCTTGTTAGTGTATACGATACAGATATCATAATTGTGCAATGTATCTAgtgatttttgtttctttcgaAGATTTCGAAATGatattgtttcttttgtttggagATTTTTAATGACTAAAAAGGAAATACGTGGATAGTTTACCAAAAATACTCTCTCATAATTAGACAACATATCTAGTGAATTTTATTTCGTTTGAAGATTTCGAAATGatattgtttcttttgtttggagATTTTTAATGACTAAAAAGGAAATACGTGGATGATTTAACAATAATACTCTTCTTTGTTTAAGAAGTCTATTTGATAAGATTGCACTTTTGTTCACTAGCTTAAAGTGGCAGTGATGCTTACCATCACCATCCTAAGTAACAATTAATTGATTTGTGTTGTAACATGTTTTATTGAAGGGAGAGAGAAGGTGCggcaaagagagaagagagggtTGACGAATTTCTATGATGCATGTTTCCCATCACCTGTGCCTTTATCTATAGTAAATAATATAGGATTTCTTATCTTGCAAATAATAATGACATGGTAATTACTTGCTTAAAATCAGGTTCTCTAATTAATTGTCTTGTTCAGTGTATTCGATATGAATCTCATAATTAGGCAACATATCTAGTGACTTTTATTTCTTGCGAAATTTCATGAACAAGAAATATATATGGGATATATTTTGGTGTTCTGAAATCGTGGTTGTGATCAGGTGATGCTATCAGAGCCATGAGCATCGTCCTTCCTGTCCCATTATATGATTTGAGATTTTTGTTCTCATGTGATCTCCGTGTAACACGatgtttaataattttattgatatatgtAATCATGCGGTTCCTAATGAGCCTGCGCCAGTGCTTGATTTTACTTATTGTTTTGCGATTAGTGATGCTTCAATGAATGAAATATTGGAAgtcttctttttcattaaaaaaaaaaaaaaaaatctatctgGGATTATTAGGTATGATAATGAGATGTTGAAATTATTACCTCACATTGTAGCTCAAAGTGAGGTCATGAGTATCATTTTTCTCTGAAGTAAAGTTTTAACCTTCCATCAAAAACAGCTTACTAAAGAAGCTCCAAAGGCTAGTGAATTAAATTATATACGTTACATGGCATTTAAAATAGTaacgtttttaattttcattaggGAGgtttgattaaatgtgaatttgataaAATCAAATTAACCAAATTTCTAAGTGACCaaattatttaacataattataAAAGTCCATTCTGGTGGAGAGGCCTTGAGGGTCACTCCAACCAAAACCAGTTCGCGTTTATGAATTATTCCTCGATCATAATTGAAGGTAGCCTATAAACATCACGTCATGAATTTTGTAATGAAGCACAAGGTCATTTCATATTTGACaaatgaatcaacaaaattattgaccttatacgcttaaaagaaaaatatacctCTTCTACGAGTACATTGTAAAAGCAAACCCAACCTACGATGTTGCATGTACCGTTATCGATGTTTATACATCGACTGAATAATCTGGGATCGTCATGCTAGTGGCCGAGTAATTAGATTGCAGCAGTATCCGTTGGTAATCTCTTCGATATTCAAGGCAAAAGGATTAGACGCGGCAGTGCACCGCCATCCACTCTTGAAATGCTTGAGACGCACTTGCATCACAACACCTTATGAGTATTGCTACAAACAATATTGTACCGTAAAAGTTCTTCCCAGGAAATGAGAGATTATCAACGGATACTGCTGCGTACTAGTGCAGTCTAATTATCAGGCCACTAACATGAGGATCTTGGACTATTAATTTGCTATAAAAACAAACATCGCTAATAGTACATACAGTAACGTATATTAGGTTGAGTACGGAGTAGTCACTCCCATAAGGAATCGGAATGGATGTGGTATATATACTTAAcaatttttaacataaattggaaaaaattataaataagacTATACCTTTGCCatagtttaaaaattaaaaagaggaCAATTCAACCCAACCTATAAACGAACAATTCAACCCAACCTATAAACGATCGAGTTGAAGCAAAGGTGGGTTCAGGCGGgttataattaagaaaaacccGCTTGTTTGAGTTTAAATTTGGGTTGCACATAGGCAAGTTCAGGTTGGCCCAACCCAAATTGCACCTGGACAAGTTCGCGTTGGCCCAACTCAAATTGCATCCCCAATTTGTAGTGTCTGAAGAGTAAGCCAGAGTGGATCGccttatttataaaatttcaaatatgaCAAAGGTATTGTCTTATTTATTAATGTTTCATATTTATGTTTAATAGTATTACCTATACATACTGAAATACATGTACTGAAACATGTATACCTAATCTACATGTACTTTATCGATGTTTTTTACATCAACTGAATAATCCGAAATCGTCATGCTAGTGGCTGAATAATTAAACTGC from Pyrus communis chromosome 9, drPyrComm1.1, whole genome shotgun sequence harbors:
- the LOC137744611 gene encoding cysteine proteinase inhibitor 1-like, with the protein product MIGTAFVAATVHGVGGRGGEEHHYPPKYQPLRGGYYPTENLNDPHLREIAEFAVSEYNKTHDQKLVFQKLVRGESQTIAGINYKLVIEVVDSSSVNSSPINYEIIVFEDLSRTTTKLESFVRVHN